The Brachyhypopomus gauderio isolate BG-103 chromosome 17, BGAUD_0.2, whole genome shotgun sequence genome includes a window with the following:
- the LOC143481159 gene encoding serotransferrin-like — MVEQYDESKCASGDASDASTYYAVAVVRKDSGLTWETLRGKKSCHTGLGRTAGWNIPMGVIHKETKECDFCDVFSESRVPGAEPTSSLCALCSGSSKHVGGDVNKCRASSDELYYGYAGAFRCLAEGSGDVDFVKHTTVQENTDVWFRGRWGALCHYSSSG; from the exons ATGGTGGAACAATATGATGAAT CAAAGTGTGCTTCTGGAGATG CCTCAGATGCTTCCACATATTACGCTGTGGCTGTAGTGCGCAAAGACTCTGGTCTGACCTGGGAGACACTGAGAGGCAAAAAATCCTGCCACACTGGCCTGGGCCGCACCGCAGGCTGGAACATTCCCATGGGTGTCATCCACAAGGAAACCAAAGAATGTGACTTCTGTGA tgTCTTCAGTGAGAGCCGTGTTCCTGGTGCAGAACCCACGTCCAGCCTGTGTGCACTGTGTTCAGGCAGTAGCAAACATGTCGGCGGAGATGTGAACAAATGTAGAGCCAGCTCCGATGAGCTTTACTACGGCTATGCTGGGGCATT CAGGTGTCTGGCTGAAGGCAGTGGTGATGTGGACTTTGTTAAACATACAACTGTACAGGAAAATACAGATG TGTGGTTCCGTGGCCGCTGGGGGGCGCTGTGTCACTACTCTTCTAGCGGGTAA